The Anaerolineae bacterium genome includes a region encoding these proteins:
- a CDS encoding AAA-like domain-containing protein: MSHRDEIEALITTHKRRLQKLKEQLAYAGQSADPKISMEIEDIETQIAELQSKLSARLFIAYKRNTSSDQKLATYLHETLTAHGHEVFIDQTLRTGDAWLEQIDQQIKASDFLIVLLSKESADSEMIQAEVNRAYEYRKLQGKPHTLPVRLAYEGLLPYSIAALLNPVQYVVWQNEADNKNVAREILAAVKGQLPQQKPIQIEPATEANIISEDGRPVADDERIQPPLPEFDPRFLAELEVPGGAVKLRDKLYIEREADKHLKREIVKWGATITIRAPRQTGKISLLMRGIREARQSGAKVISLDFQGFGHDQLVSCDVFLREFAETMCHELRLDPADLEKAWRGSLGAQNKLTYFMEDYILPAFEGPIILAMDEADCLLQTNFYRDFFGLVRSWHNRRAKYETWEKLNIVLVISTEPYLLIEDVNQSPFNVGLKLELADFNESQMQDLNQRHGLPVAEENFGQFMTLLHGHPYLTRKAFYTLLTERLTWADLIPKAATDNGPFGDHLRRHYWGLRDKPELRAALKQIIRDQCCPDEMSLFRLVKAGLIKGSGDAYTCRCDLYRQYFEEKLL; the protein is encoded by the coding sequence ATGTCACATCGAGATGAAATAGAGGCACTCATTACGACCCATAAACGTCGGTTGCAAAAGCTTAAAGAGCAGCTTGCTTACGCGGGTCAATCGGCTGATCCCAAAATTTCTATGGAAATAGAAGATATTGAAACGCAAATAGCCGAATTACAGTCGAAACTGTCCGCCCGCCTCTTCATAGCCTACAAACGTAACACCAGCTCCGATCAAAAACTGGCCACCTATTTACACGAAACCCTGACCGCTCACGGCCACGAAGTTTTCATTGACCAAACCCTGCGCACTGGCGATGCCTGGCTAGAACAAATTGACCAACAAATCAAAGCCAGCGATTTTTTGATCGTGTTGCTATCCAAAGAGTCGGCAGACAGTGAAATGATCCAAGCCGAGGTTAATCGAGCCTACGAGTACCGCAAGCTGCAAGGTAAACCACACACCCTGCCGGTACGGCTGGCCTACGAAGGTTTGTTGCCCTATTCTATCGCCGCTCTTTTGAATCCCGTGCAATATGTGGTTTGGCAAAATGAAGCCGATAACAAAAACGTAGCCCGTGAAATCCTGGCTGCCGTCAAAGGCCAGTTGCCTCAACAAAAACCTATCCAAATTGAACCCGCAACCGAGGCAAACATTATCTCCGAAGATGGACGCCCGGTGGCTGACGATGAGCGTATCCAACCACCCCTGCCAGAGTTTGACCCCCGTTTTCTGGCCGAGTTAGAAGTCCCTGGCGGTGCAGTCAAGCTACGCGACAAACTATATATTGAACGTGAAGCCGACAAACACTTGAAACGGGAAATCGTGAAGTGGGGCGCTACTATAACGATCCGCGCCCCGCGTCAAACCGGAAAAATCTCATTACTGATGCGCGGCATTCGTGAGGCCCGCCAAAGTGGAGCCAAAGTGATTTCGCTGGATTTTCAGGGTTTTGGTCACGACCAGTTGGTTTCGTGTGATGTCTTCCTACGAGAATTTGCCGAAACGATGTGCCACGAACTTCGCCTCGATCCAGCAGATTTAGAAAAAGCCTGGCGGGGTTCGTTGGGCGCGCAAAACAAACTGACTTATTTTATGGAAGACTACATCCTGCCCGCCTTTGAAGGCCCTATCATTCTGGCGATGGATGAAGCGGACTGCCTGCTGCAAACCAATTTCTACCGGGACTTTTTCGGCCTGGTGCGCTCCTGGCACAACCGGCGGGCCAAGTATGAGACATGGGAAAAACTTAACATCGTGTTGGTCATTTCCACTGAACCTTACCTCTTGATTGAAGATGTCAATCAATCCCCCTTTAACGTAGGCCTCAAACTTGAGTTGGCCGATTTCAACGAGTCCCAAATGCAAGACCTTAATCAACGACACGGTTTGCCAGTGGCCGAGGAAAACTTTGGCCAATTCATGACCCTATTGCACGGCCACCCCTATCTCACCCGCAAAGCGTTTTATACCCTGCTCACCGAACGCCTGACCTGGGCTGACCTGATCCCCAAGGCGGCTACCGATAACGGCCCCTTTGGCGATCACTTGCGACGTCATTATTGGGGATTGCGAGATAAACCCGAGTTGAGAGCAGCGCTAAAACAAATCATCCGCGATCAGTGTTGTCCAGACGAAATGTCACTCTTTCGTTTGGTCAAAGCCGGTCTGATCAAGGGCAGTGGTGATGCCTATACCTGTCGTTGCGACTTGTACAGACAGTACTTTGAGGAAAAACTGTTGTGA